A stretch of DNA from Mycolicibacterium celeriflavum:
GCCAGGCCAACGACATGCTGGCCAACGGCGTTGTCAACCACACCGGCTCGGACGGTTCCTCCGTCGTCAAGCGCATCACCGACGCCGGCTACACGTCCTACTCCAACGTCGGCGAAATCATCTTCTGGAGCACCGGCGTGGGAAATGTCCCGCCTGCGGCGGTCAACTGGTGGATGAACAGCCCTGGCCACCGCGCGATCATCACCGACTGCGGCATGACCGAGGCCGGGTTCTCCGTGCTTCGCAACGGCAACAGGGCCGCCGCGGTCGGGGAGTTCGGGCGGAAATAGCCACGCGCCTGTACTTGGGCACCTGGCGCCACCTGTGACGCCTGTCACACCCGAGTCTGTTCGCGCCGGTGTGACACATCGCGCGAAGGGGTATGTTCAGTAGGCGATACCTGCGGTACCGTTGCTGGACATTAAAGCCGCAGATGTAAACCTCAGTGGGGAGGTCTGAAGATGGCCCGGACTCGAATGGTCAGGCGTTGGCGTCGCAACATGGAAATAGGCGACGGCCGAGAAGACCGGGACTATGTCGACATGCTCACCACCCTGTCCGAGGGGTCGGTGCGGCGCAACTTCAATCCGTACACCGACATCGACTGGGATTCGCCGGAGTTCGCGGTCGTGCCGAACGACCCGCGCTGGGTTCTACCGGCGACCGATCCGCTGGGCCGCCATCCGTGGTACCAGGCCCAGCCGCTCGAGCGGCAGATCGAGATCGGCATGTGGCGTCAGGCCAACGTCGCCAAAGTCGGTCTGCATTTCGAGTCGATCCTCATCCGTGGCCTGATGGAGTACTCGTTCTGGACGCCGAACGGTTCACCGGAGTACCGGTACTGCCTGCACGAGGCGGTCGAAGAGTGCAACCACACGTTGATGTTCCAGGAGATGGTCAACCGCATCGGGGCCGACGTTCCCGGTATGCCGCGACTGCTGAAGTGGATTCAGCCGTTGATCCCGCTGGTGGCTGGGCCGTTACCAATCCCGTTCTGGTTCGGCATCCTCGCCGGTGAAGAGCCGATCGACCACACGCAGAAGAACGTGCTGCGCGAGGGCAAGGCGCTGCATCCGATCATGGAGCGGGTAATGGCCATTCACGTGGCCGAGGAAGCCCGCCACATCTCGTTCGCCCACGAGTACCTGCGCAAGCGGCTTCCGCACCTGCCGCGGCGCAAGCGGTTCTGGTTGTCGATCTTCGTCCCGCTGACCATGCGGATCCTGTGTTCGGCGATCATCGTCCCGCCGAGGACGTTCTGGAAGGAATTCGACATCCCGCGCTCGGTGCGCAAGGAGATCTTCTTCCGCTCGCCCGAGTCCAAGCAGATGCTGCGCGACATGTTCGGCGACGTCCGGATGCTGTGCCACGACACCGGCCTGATCAACCCGATCGCCAAGCTCATGTGGCGGATCTGCAAGATCGACGGAAAGCCGAGTCGGTACCGCAGCGAGCCGGCGCGCCAGCACGTGGTCGCCGCCTAGGGGGCTATGTGCCGCATGTGATCACCCAGTCGTGTTGCAGCGACGGGTCCTGTGTCTACGCGTGTCCGGTGAACTGCATCCACCCGACGCCCGACGAGCCGGGCTTCGCCACCGCCGAGATGCTCTACATCGACCCGGTCGCGTGCGTCGACTGCGGCGCGTGCGTTTCGGCCTGCCCGGTCGGGGCCATTGCGCCCGACACCCGGCTGGAGCCCAAGCAGCTGCCGTTCGTCGAGCTGAATGCGGCGTTCTACCCCGAGCGCGAGGGCAAGCTGCCGCCGACGTCGAAGCTGGCGCCGGTCATCGAGGCACCGGTGGTGTACCCGCGGCCCACCGGACCGCTCACCGTGGCGATCGTCGGTTCTGGACCGGCGGCGATGTATGCCGCCGACGAGTTGCTCACCCAGAAGGGCGTGCGGGTCAACGTCTTCGAACGGCTGCCCACGCCCTACGGCCTGGTGCGTGCGGGTGTCGCTCCCGATCATCAGAGCACCAAGGGCGTCACCGCGTTGTTCGACAGAGTCACGCGCGACCCCGGCTTCACGTTCTATCTCAATGTCGAGGTCGGCTCGGACGTGACGCACGACGAGTTGCTCGCGCACCATCACGCCGTGCTGTACGCGGTCGGCGCCCCCAACGATCGCCGCCTCGACATCGAGGGCATGGGCCTGCCGGGTACCGGCACCGCCACGGAATTCGTGGCCTGGTACAACGGCCATCCCGAATTCACCGAACTGCCAGTCGATCTCAGCTCCGAACGAGTCGTCATCGTCGGAAACGGCAACGTCGCACTCGACGTCGCGCGCATCCTGACCACCGACCCCGACACGCTGGCGCGCACCGACATCTCCGATCACGCGCTCGCCGCGCTGCGCAACTCCAACGTGACCGAAGTGGTGATCGCCGCCCGGCGCGGACCCGCAGACTCGGCGTTCACGCTGCCGGAGTTGATCGGGTTGACGTCGACGAGCGAGGTGGTCCTCTCCGCCGCCGACCATGAGCTGGTCGTCCGCGACCTCGCCACCGCGCAGGATTCGCTGACGCGCAACAAGCTGGAGCTCTTGAGCAAGCTCGGCGACGCTTCGGCGCCGGTGACGCGGCCCCGCATCCGGCTGGCGTATCGACTGACGCCGAAACGGGTCATCGGCGGTGTCCGCGCCGAAGCGATGGAGTTCACGGTCACCGGCACCGACGAGGTGCGCCGGCTGGACACCGGGCTGGTGTTGATTTCGATCGGCTACCGCGGCAGGCCGGTTCGCGGGCTTCCGTTCGACGAAACCGCGGCGGTGGTGCCCAACGACGGCGGTCGTGTGTTCGACCCGCAGACGGGTGCACCGGTCATCGGCAGCTACGTCGCGGGCTGGATCAAGCGCGGGCCGACCGGGTTCATCGGCACCAACAAGTCCTGCGCTTCGGAGACGGTGCACAACCTCGTCGCCGACTACAACGACGGCCTGCTGCGCGACCCCGACAGGGATCGAGCCAAGCCGGCCGCGCTCGAGAAACTCGTGCGCAGCCGGCGGCCCGACCTGGTCGACGCCCGGGGGTGGAAGGCGATCGACGCCACCGAGATCGCTCGCGGCGGAGATGACCGGCCTCGCGTCAAGCTCACCACCGTCGCCGACATGCTCGCCGCGGCGGCAGCCGCGCCGGCACCGCCGCTCGGCCGGCGTCTGCTCGCCGGACTACGCCGGTAGACGGCAGGTAGGCGCTCGCGCTACTGGTGCTGCTTGACCGCCTTGTCGATCTCCTCCTGACTGACCTCGCGCACCGGCTGGCCCATCGACCACACATGTCCGAAGGGGTCACGCAGCTCGCCGTAGCGGTCGCCCCAGAACATGTCGTCGAGCGGCATCACGACCGTCGCGCCCGCGTCGACGGCCTTCTGGAACTTGGCGTCCACGTCGTTGACCGTCAAGTGGATGGTCACCGGTGAGCCGCCGAGCGCTTCCGGCGTCACCGACTTGCCGTCGTTCATCTCGGGGAAATCGTCGTTGAGCATCACCAGCTTGCCGTTGATCCGCAGCGCGGCGTGAAACAACCGCTTGCCGTCAGGGCCCGGGACACGGCCGAGTTCCTCGGCGTCGAAGGCTTTGACATAGAAGTCGATCGCCGCGGCACCGTCGCTGACCGTGAGCATGGGGGATACGTCGGGCTGAACCTCGATGGCCATTTTCGGAAGTTCCTTTCGATTCTCGGTCATCCCCGCAGGGGGCTTTCAGTACCGACCGCTCGATTGCGCTCAATTCATCGGCACGCGGCCATGCAACCACGAGCCACCGACAGCAAGCGGTGCCTCAGACGACCGAGAACGACACCGGCAGCGCGTCGCGGCCAGTGAGTGCCATCAGCACCGTGTCGCCGTCCTGCCCGGCCGCGATGCGCGCTGCCAGGACCAGCGCCTCCTCGAGCACCGCGGGAGGCAAGGCGAACGAAATGCCAAGAGCACGGGTGATATCCAAGCTGTGCACCGCCAGCTCGAACGTCCGCGTCGGCAGGTAGGCCTGCAGCCGGATGCCCAGCCCGCCGAGCACGGTGATCAGCGGATCGTCGACGGCATTGAGTCGGGCAAGTGCGCGCGACACCAGCGCATCGACGGCACCGGCCGGATCGTCACCGAGATCCCGGCCCGCCTCCCTGCCGCGCTCGGCGACCTCGGCGGGGTCCATGCCCAGCGCGGCCGGGTTCACTCGCGCGTAGTACTCCTGCGGTGTGGCGATGTCCTCGCGCTCCGCGGGGTTCTCGAGGTAACTGATCACCGTGGTCAGCGACCGCGACGTGTGACCGACCAGCGAGCGCAGGTCCCACTCGCCGAGGCCGGGCCCGGACCATGCGTCGGAGGGGATCCGCCGGACCAGCCGCGCGAAACTGTCCGCCGCCGAGGGGAACGCCGTCGTCACGGCCGGACGACTCGGTCCCAACCCTCGACCGACCCCGGGCTGCGCGGCGCCGGTCCGACGTAGATCGCCGAAGGGCGCACCAGCTTGCCGAGCCGCTTCTGCTCGAGGATGTGCGCACACCAGCCGGCGGTGCGGCCGCAGGTGAACATCGCGGGCATCATCCTTGTCGGCACCTGCGCGAAGTCGAGGATCACGGCTGCCCAGAACTCGACGTTGGTCTCGATGGCCCGGTCGGGTCGCCGCTCCCGCAGCTCGCTCAGCGCGGCCTGCTCGAGTGCTGCGGCCACCTCATAGCGTGGCGCCTCCAACCGCTTGGCGGTCGCGCGCAGAACCCGGGCCCGCGGGTCCTCGGCTCGGTACACCCGGTGCCCGAAGCCCATCAGCTTCTCGTTGCGGTCGAGGATGCCCTTGACGACCGCGCGGGCATCTCCGGTCTGCTCGACCTCCTCGATCATCGGGATCACGCGCGCCGGGGCGCCGCCGTGCAGCGGTCCGCTCATTGCGCCGATCGCACCCGAGAGAGCGGCCGCGACGTCGGCCCCGGTCGACGCGATCACGCGGGCGGTGAACGTGGACGCGTTCATCCCGTGCTCGGCCGCGCTCACCCAATACGCGTCGATGGCCTCGACGTGCCGGGGATCCGGCTCTCCGTGCCAGCGGGTCATGAATCGCTCTGTGACCGTTGAGCATTCGTCGATGGTGCGTTGCGGGACGGCGGGTTGGTGGATTCCGCGGGCGGATTGCGCGACGTAGGACAGCGCCATCACCGACGCGCGGGCGAGGTGACCGCGGGCGGTCGCATCGTCGATGTCGAGCAGCGGGGGATAGCCCCAGATCGGGGCCAGCATCGCCAGACCCGCCTGCACGTCCACGCGGACGTCGCCGCTGTGGATGGGCAGCGGAAACGGTTCGGCGGGCCGCAGGCCGTCGCCGAATTTCCCGTCGACGAGCAGCGCCCACACGTCGCCGAAGGTCACCTTCTGGTTGACCAGGTCCTCGATGTCGACGCCGCGGTACCGGAGCGCGCCGCCGTCCTTGTCGGGTTCGGCGATCTCGGAGGTGAAGGCGACGACGCCTTCGAGGCCGGGTACGAAGTCTTCAGGCACCGCACTCATGGCCAGATTCTCGCACTCGCCTTTCGGGTGGTATCCACCGGTTGATCGGACACCGCCGGACAGCCTGGGCGTAGCGTTGTCGCGTGACGGCGGTAGGCCCGGAAAACCCAGAGCACTTGGCGAGGATGCGGGTGGAATACGGCTCAGCGGAGAAGGACGGCAGTCCGGACCTCGATGTCGACTGGCTGGCTGACGGCTGGGTTGCCTTGCTGCTCAACTGGTTAGCCGAAGCCGAACGCGCGGGCGTCGCAGAACCGAATGCGATGGTGTTGGGCACCGTCGATACGCAGGGCAGACCCGTCACGCGCTCGGTGTTGTGCAAGAGCGTGACCGAGGCCGGCATCACCTTCTACACCAACTACGACTCCGACAAGGGCGCGCAGTTGGCTGCCACGCCGTACGCGTCGGCCACCTTTCCCTGGTACCTGCTGGGTCGCCAGGTCCACGTCCGCGGACCGGTGACGAAGGTGTCCGCGGAGGAGACCGCCGACTACTGGTCCAAGCGGCCGCGGGGATCCCAACTCGGTGCGTGGGCGTCGTACCAATCGAAGCCGATCGCCTCGCGTGCGGCGCTGCTGCAGCAGCTCGCCGACGTGGCAAAGCGGTTCGCCGCATACGACGCTGTTCCGGTGCCGCCGAACTGGGGCGGCTACCTGATCGCCCCCGAAGTCGTGGAGTTCTGGCAGGGCCGAGAGGATCGGATACACAACAGGATTCGGGTCCAAGGCGATCGCGTCGAACGGTTACAGCCGTAGCGCCGATAGCCCGCACTTCTTCGCTACTGCGTGGCGTATCGAGCAAACCGTGACGTCGTCCATCTTTCGAAGAAGTTAGGTTCTTAGCTCACTCATATGTTCGGACGTTAAGATTCCCTTCGTGTCTGGCGGTAGGGTGGCGCAGGCTGCGGGCTTGCGCGAGCGCAAGAAGCAGCGCACCCGGGCGACCCTCATCGACGCGGCCGTGGAGCTCTGCAACGGACAGGGATTCGACGACACCACCGTCGAACAGATCGCCGCGATCGCCGACGTCTCGCCGCGCACCTTCAGCCGGTACTTCCCCACCAAGGACGCCATCGCGCTGGCGTTGGTCGACGAGATCATCGACCAGACCGCCGTTGAGCTGGCACGCCAACCCGCCGACCTGAACCACTTCGAGGCGATCATGCGCGCCTATGTCGCGATGGCCGAGGCGACCAGAAACGGGCGAGCCGGGGAGCTGACCGCCGAGCGGGTGCTGTGCATCACCCGGATCGTGTTGTCGTCGTCGACGCTTCGGCAGGTCAGCATCGAGTTCCGCGGCAACTCGATCGAGGTCGCGTTGGCCGAGCGGATGGGCGTCACCCTGGACGACCGCCGAGTCCGCTTGATATCCGCCACATGGGGTGCGGTGATCATGACCGCGCTCAACGCCGCCATGCAGGTCAACGCGGACCCGTCGCAGCTGTCGATAGACGACCTGATCGAGCAGCTGGAAGCGGTGTTCGCGGAGTTCGCCGACCTGATGGGAAACCTGCGGCAGGTCGTGTGAGCAACTGACCGCCCCCGGCGGGGCACGCCCGCCGGAATGGGACTACCTTTTGTAGAGCAATGTTCGATTACTCCCAGCAGCGACGAAGGGATCCTCGTGGCCGATAACGCGAAGAGTGGGGAAGGGCAAGCCACCCTCTCGTACCCCGGTGGCACGCTCGACCTTGACATCGTTTCCGCCTCCGAAGGCGCCGATGGCATCGCGCTGGGTTCACTGCTGGCCAAGACCGGTTACACCACGTTCGACGAGGGCTTCGTCAACACCGCTTCGACCAAGAGCGCGATCTGTTATATCGACGGCGACGCCGGCATCCTGCGCTACCGCGGCTATCCGATCGAGCAGCTCGCGGAGAAGTCGAATTTCATCGAGGTCAGCTACTTGCTGATCTACGGCGAGCTGCCCAGCAAGGAGCAGTTGGCGGAGTTCACCACCCGGATTCAGCGGCACACCTTGCTGCACGAGGACCTGAAGCGGTTCTTCGACGGCTTCCCGGCCAACGCGCACCCGATGCCGGTGCTGTCGAGCGCGGTCAACGCGCTGTCGACGTACTACGAGGACTCGCTCGACCCGTTCGACGACAACCAGGTCGAGCTGTCGACGATCCGGTTGCTGGCAAAGCTCCCGACCATCGCGGCGTACGCCTATAAGAAGTCGGCCGGCCAGCCGTTCCTGTATCCGGACAACTCGCTGACGCTGGTCGAGAACTTCCTGCGGATGACGTTCGGTTTCCCGGCCGAGCCCTACG
This window harbors:
- a CDS encoding CAP domain-containing protein gives rise to the protein MSLARTSTLTTLCAAAVTLFSPLLAVPAHADEGGALLNQINATRAANGCGPVAANPQLSAAASRQANDMLANGVVNHTGSDGSSVVKRITDAGYTSYSNVGEIIFWSTGVGNVPPAAVNWWMNSPGHRAIITDCGMTEAGFSVLRNGNRAAAVGEFGRK
- a CDS encoding AurF N-oxygenase family protein, with the translated sequence MARTRMVRRWRRNMEIGDGREDRDYVDMLTTLSEGSVRRNFNPYTDIDWDSPEFAVVPNDPRWVLPATDPLGRHPWYQAQPLERQIEIGMWRQANVAKVGLHFESILIRGLMEYSFWTPNGSPEYRYCLHEAVEECNHTLMFQEMVNRIGADVPGMPRLLKWIQPLIPLVAGPLPIPFWFGILAGEEPIDHTQKNVLREGKALHPIMERVMAIHVAEEARHISFAHEYLRKRLPHLPRRKRFWLSIFVPLTMRILCSAIIVPPRTFWKEFDIPRSVRKEIFFRSPESKQMLRDMFGDVRMLCHDTGLINPIAKLMWRICKIDGKPSRYRSEPARQHVVAA
- a CDS encoding FAD-dependent oxidoreductase, with product MPHVITQSCCSDGSCVYACPVNCIHPTPDEPGFATAEMLYIDPVACVDCGACVSACPVGAIAPDTRLEPKQLPFVELNAAFYPEREGKLPPTSKLAPVIEAPVVYPRPTGPLTVAIVGSGPAAMYAADELLTQKGVRVNVFERLPTPYGLVRAGVAPDHQSTKGVTALFDRVTRDPGFTFYLNVEVGSDVTHDELLAHHHAVLYAVGAPNDRRLDIEGMGLPGTGTATEFVAWYNGHPEFTELPVDLSSERVVIVGNGNVALDVARILTTDPDTLARTDISDHALAALRNSNVTEVVIAARRGPADSAFTLPELIGLTSTSEVVLSAADHELVVRDLATAQDSLTRNKLELLSKLGDASAPVTRPRIRLAYRLTPKRVIGGVRAEAMEFTVTGTDEVRRLDTGLVLISIGYRGRPVRGLPFDETAAVVPNDGGRVFDPQTGAPVIGSYVAGWIKRGPTGFIGTNKSCASETVHNLVADYNDGLLRDPDRDRAKPAALEKLVRSRRPDLVDARGWKAIDATEIARGGDDRPRVKLTTVADMLAAAAAAPAPPLGRRLLAGLRR
- a CDS encoding VOC family protein → MAIEVQPDVSPMLTVSDGAAAIDFYVKAFDAEELGRVPGPDGKRLFHAALRINGKLVMLNDDFPEMNDGKSVTPEALGGSPVTIHLTVNDVDAKFQKAVDAGATVVMPLDDMFWGDRYGELRDPFGHVWSMGQPVREVSQEEIDKAVKQHQ
- a CDS encoding maleylpyruvate isomerase family mycothiol-dependent enzyme; amino-acid sequence: MTTAFPSAADSFARLVRRIPSDAWSGPGLGEWDLRSLVGHTSRSLTTVISYLENPAEREDIATPQEYYARVNPAALGMDPAEVAERGREAGRDLGDDPAGAVDALVSRALARLNAVDDPLITVLGGLGIRLQAYLPTRTFELAVHSLDITRALGISFALPPAVLEEALVLAARIAAGQDGDTVLMALTGRDALPVSFSVV
- a CDS encoding citrate synthase 2, which codes for MSAVPEDFVPGLEGVVAFTSEIAEPDKDGGALRYRGVDIEDLVNQKVTFGDVWALLVDGKFGDGLRPAEPFPLPIHSGDVRVDVQAGLAMLAPIWGYPPLLDIDDATARGHLARASVMALSYVAQSARGIHQPAVPQRTIDECSTVTERFMTRWHGEPDPRHVEAIDAYWVSAAEHGMNASTFTARVIASTGADVAAALSGAIGAMSGPLHGGAPARVIPMIEEVEQTGDARAVVKGILDRNEKLMGFGHRVYRAEDPRARVLRATAKRLEAPRYEVAAALEQAALSELRERRPDRAIETNVEFWAAVILDFAQVPTRMMPAMFTCGRTAGWCAHILEQKRLGKLVRPSAIYVGPAPRSPGSVEGWDRVVRP
- the pdxH gene encoding pyridoxamine 5'-phosphate oxidase, translating into MRVEYGSAEKDGSPDLDVDWLADGWVALLLNWLAEAERAGVAEPNAMVLGTVDTQGRPVTRSVLCKSVTEAGITFYTNYDSDKGAQLAATPYASATFPWYLLGRQVHVRGPVTKVSAEETADYWSKRPRGSQLGAWASYQSKPIASRAALLQQLADVAKRFAAYDAVPVPPNWGGYLIAPEVVEFWQGREDRIHNRIRVQGDRVERLQP
- a CDS encoding TetR family transcriptional regulator, which encodes MSGGRVAQAAGLRERKKQRTRATLIDAAVELCNGQGFDDTTVEQIAAIADVSPRTFSRYFPTKDAIALALVDEIIDQTAVELARQPADLNHFEAIMRAYVAMAEATRNGRAGELTAERVLCITRIVLSSSTLRQVSIEFRGNSIEVALAERMGVTLDDRRVRLISATWGAVIMTALNAAMQVNADPSQLSIDDLIEQLEAVFAEFADLMGNLRQVV